A genomic segment from uncultured Desulfuromonas sp. encodes:
- a CDS encoding 3'-5' exonuclease, producing MVWRSLLKNITPRKKDSSLDVVEDYVAGLCETIRSTAGLKRDLRDATFCIVDLETTGLDLTSDTIINAAAVKIKKGRITKIYETYVKPPTPIPPESIQFHGITDDMLVDKPSIAEVLPEFMTFIGDSMITGHHINFDLKMLDRHLRENYDCSVDGAPWLDTMLLHKLVMENNTSTQLDDLLNVYCIDCEQRHRALGDSIATAKVFLRILHELSNSYQTLNDLYRAQQDMSRKENM from the coding sequence ATGGTGTGGCGATCACTGCTCAAAAACATTACCCCGCGCAAAAAAGACTCCTCACTGGATGTGGTGGAGGACTATGTTGCGGGATTGTGTGAAACGATTCGCTCCACAGCCGGGCTGAAACGCGATCTGCGTGACGCCACCTTCTGTATTGTCGATCTTGAAACTACCGGTCTTGATTTGACCTCCGACACCATCATCAATGCGGCTGCCGTCAAAATCAAAAAAGGTCGCATCACCAAGATCTACGAGACCTACGTCAAACCGCCCACGCCGATTCCACCCGAATCCATTCAGTTTCACGGTATTACCGACGATATGCTGGTGGACAAGCCGAGTATCGCTGAGGTGCTTCCCGAATTCATGACCTTTATCGGTGACAGCATGATCACCGGGCATCACATCAATTTCGATCTGAAGATGCTGGATCGTCATCTGCGGGAAAACTACGACTGCTCTGTCGATGGCGCACCCTGGCTTGATACCATGTTGCTGCATAAATTGGTGATGGAAAACAACACCAGCACCCAGCTTGATGATTTGCTCAATGTGTATTGTATTGACTGCGAACAGCGCCACCGGGCGCTGGGAGACTCGATTGCTACGGCAAAAGTGTTTCTGCGCATTCTTCACGAACTGTCCAACTCGTATCAGACGCTGAATGATCTGTACCGGGCGCAACAGGACATGTCACGGAAGGAAAACATGTAA